A single genomic interval of Rosistilla ulvae harbors:
- a CDS encoding phytoene desaturase family protein produces the protein MPKDFLAKAADEYDVIVIGSGLAGLTTANILGRHGHRVLLLEQHYKLGGLATWFRRPGGHIFDISLHGFPAGMIKSCKRYWNDDISDRIVQLKNVRFENPMFSLTTTFNRKDFTKLLTEQFAVEQSAVEGFFDTARSMNFYDDQTTTTRQLFDRFFPGREDVIRLLMEPITYANGSTLEDPALTYGIVFSNFMSKGVFIYEGGTEDLIGRMQKELKKNNVDICINCPVDKINVKNGQVESVEVHNRTIRTKSVISNSNLRSTIFNMVGSEHFDPSFVEEAEAVRLNNSSTQVYMAMKPGVEIDESCGDLLFTSTAPLFRTEALLSRDITSRTFSFYYPRTRPEGKRRYAVVSSTNARWEDWSGLSETQYEASKQELIETTVAALDKFVPNVREKIDWVEAATPRTFNHYTRHQLGASFGTKFEGLAVSRKLPEQIGGLYHAGSVGIIMSGWLGAINYGVIVANDVDQRLMKQEAAPA, from the coding sequence ATGCCCAAAGACTTTCTTGCCAAAGCGGCCGATGAATACGACGTGATCGTGATCGGCAGCGGACTTGCGGGACTGACAACCGCCAACATCCTCGGTCGCCATGGCCATCGCGTGCTGCTGTTGGAACAGCATTACAAACTGGGCGGTCTGGCGACTTGGTTCCGCCGTCCCGGAGGGCATATCTTCGATATCTCGCTGCACGGCTTTCCCGCTGGGATGATCAAGAGCTGCAAGCGGTATTGGAACGACGACATCTCCGATCGGATCGTCCAACTGAAAAACGTCCGCTTCGAGAACCCGATGTTCTCGCTGACGACGACCTTCAATCGCAAGGACTTCACCAAACTGCTGACCGAACAGTTTGCCGTCGAACAGTCCGCTGTCGAAGGGTTCTTCGACACCGCGCGTAGCATGAACTTCTACGACGATCAAACGACGACCACCCGTCAATTGTTCGATCGATTTTTCCCCGGCCGCGAGGATGTGATCCGGTTGCTGATGGAACCGATCACCTACGCCAACGGTTCGACGCTGGAAGATCCCGCGCTGACCTACGGGATCGTCTTTTCGAACTTCATGTCCAAGGGAGTCTTCATCTACGAAGGAGGCACCGAGGACCTGATCGGCCGGATGCAGAAGGAGCTGAAAAAGAACAACGTCGACATCTGCATCAATTGCCCCGTCGATAAGATCAACGTCAAAAACGGGCAAGTCGAATCGGTCGAGGTGCACAACCGAACGATCCGCACCAAGTCGGTGATCAGTAATTCCAATCTGCGATCGACGATCTTCAACATGGTCGGCAGCGAACATTTTGATCCGTCGTTTGTCGAAGAAGCCGAAGCGGTTCGCTTGAACAACAGCAGCACGCAGGTCTACATGGCGATGAAGCCGGGTGTGGAGATCGATGAATCGTGCGGCGATCTGTTGTTCACCAGCACCGCCCCGCTGTTCCGCACCGAAGCGTTGCTCAGCCGCGATATCACCAGCCGCACGTTCAGCTTCTATTACCCGCGAACACGCCCCGAAGGGAAGCGACGCTATGCGGTCGTCAGCAGCACCAACGCCCGCTGGGAGGATTGGTCGGGACTGAGCGAGACGCAATACGAAGCGAGCAAGCAGGAGTTGATCGAGACGACGGTCGCCGCGTTGGACAAGTTTGTCCCCAACGTGCGCGAGAAGATCGATTGGGTTGAAGCCGCCACGCCGCGGACTTTCAACCACTACACTCGACACCAACTCGGCGCCAGCTTTGGCACCAAGTTTGAAGGACTGGCGGTCAGCCGCAAGCTGCCCGAACAGATCGGCGGACTCTACCACGCCGGCAGCGTCGGGATCATCATGAGCGGCTGGTTAGGAGCGATCAACTACGGCGTGATCGTTGCCAACGACGTCGACCAACGCCTGATGAAACAAGAAGCCGCGCCGGCTTAG
- a CDS encoding ATP-binding protein, giving the protein MIPSVDQFEKLGAFYLGREYDMKAGRNRDDLLMYDAKDLCTHALCVGMTGSGKTGLCLSLLEEAAIDGIPALCVDPKGDLANLLLTFPDFNPDDYKPWLEQGEASRKGITLDELAASKAKLWQDGLASWGQDGDRIRRFQDSVDIAVYTPGSNIGLPLTILKSFNAPPPEILEDSEAMSDRIAGAASGLLALVGVDADPLSSPDHILLSKILDTNWRAGKNVTIGDLIGMIASPPFDRVGVINLDAFMSPADRTKLSMRLNNLLASPAFSTWLEGEALDIQRLMYTDEGKPRLTILSIAHLSDTERMFFVTILLNELVAWMRTQSGTSSLRAMFYMDEVFGYFPPVAKPPSKAPMLTLLKQARAFGLGVTLATQNPVDLDYKGLSNIGTWFLGRLQTERDKQRVLEGLEGAAAQTGVPFDRQEMEQTLAGLGSRVFLMNNVHDDGPRVFQSRWALSFLSGPLARDQISRLMKDRREQAAKELAESGEPAESIATGSAQGARPMVPAGIEERFVCPTKSPAESASLVYRPAILGKGSLHFVRSRGSIDLWQDQSRIVSCAAGVPDPLWIDSKPAPQDLQLSDRPDERYTFADLPTELVNEKSYKRWADDLKDYFYRHQTLAVYECDEVDQLAPPGSTEVQARLHFKQAAREARDRETENLRDKFSSKMQSLEKKIRTAEDRVSREASQAQGATWQSMIQIGSTLLNGFMGNKISRRASTAANGWNRAARQKEDVHRAEAALQALHDDMADLEEDLKREIDELAERFHIDNLKLDETLINPRKGDLRVDSPVLLWTPWQVDSVGIAQRLF; this is encoded by the coding sequence ATGATCCCTTCTGTCGATCAGTTTGAAAAGCTCGGAGCCTTCTATCTGGGCCGCGAGTACGATATGAAAGCCGGTCGTAATCGCGACGATCTGCTGATGTACGATGCCAAGGATTTGTGCACCCACGCCCTCTGCGTCGGGATGACCGGCAGCGGCAAGACGGGGCTCTGTCTGTCGCTGTTGGAAGAAGCCGCGATCGACGGCATTCCGGCTCTTTGCGTCGATCCCAAGGGAGACCTGGCGAACCTGCTGCTGACCTTCCCCGACTTCAATCCCGACGATTACAAACCGTGGTTGGAACAGGGAGAAGCCTCGCGGAAGGGGATCACGCTGGACGAATTGGCTGCCAGCAAGGCGAAGCTGTGGCAGGATGGTTTGGCGTCGTGGGGGCAGGATGGCGATCGCATCCGCCGTTTTCAAGATTCGGTCGACATCGCCGTCTACACGCCCGGCAGCAACATCGGGCTGCCGCTGACCATCTTAAAGAGCTTCAACGCGCCGCCCCCCGAAATCCTAGAAGACAGCGAAGCGATGAGCGACCGGATCGCCGGCGCGGCGTCGGGGCTGTTGGCGTTGGTCGGCGTCGATGCCGATCCGCTCTCCTCCCCAGACCACATCCTGCTGTCGAAGATTTTAGACACCAACTGGCGTGCCGGGAAAAACGTAACCATCGGCGATTTGATCGGCATGATCGCTTCGCCGCCGTTTGATCGCGTCGGCGTGATCAATCTCGATGCCTTCATGTCGCCAGCCGATCGAACCAAGCTGTCGATGCGGTTGAACAATCTGTTGGCCTCTCCCGCCTTCTCGACTTGGTTGGAAGGCGAAGCGTTGGACATTCAGCGTTTGATGTACACCGACGAGGGGAAGCCGCGGTTGACGATCCTGTCGATCGCCCATCTGTCGGATACCGAGCGGATGTTTTTCGTCACGATCCTGTTGAACGAATTGGTCGCCTGGATGCGGACCCAGAGCGGCACCAGCAGCTTGCGGGCGATGTTCTACATGGATGAGGTTTTTGGCTATTTCCCTCCCGTCGCTAAACCGCCATCGAAGGCGCCGATGCTGACGCTGCTGAAGCAGGCTCGGGCGTTTGGTCTAGGCGTCACGCTAGCGACTCAGAACCCGGTCGACCTCGACTACAAAGGGCTATCGAACATCGGCACCTGGTTCTTGGGGCGGCTGCAAACTGAACGCGATAAGCAGCGTGTGCTCGAGGGACTCGAAGGAGCCGCGGCGCAGACCGGCGTGCCGTTTGATCGCCAAGAGATGGAACAGACGCTGGCCGGGTTGGGGAGCCGCGTCTTCTTGATGAACAACGTTCACGACGATGGGCCGCGCGTCTTTCAGTCGCGTTGGGCGCTGTCGTTCCTGTCGGGCCCGTTGGCTCGCGATCAGATCTCTCGGTTGATGAAGGACCGCCGCGAGCAAGCGGCCAAGGAGTTGGCCGAAAGTGGTGAACCGGCCGAATCGATCGCCACGGGAAGTGCTCAAGGTGCGCGGCCGATGGTCCCCGCGGGGATCGAAGAGCGATTTGTCTGTCCGACGAAAAGCCCGGCCGAATCGGCGTCGCTGGTCTACCGGCCGGCGATTTTAGGAAAGGGCTCGCTGCACTTCGTCCGCAGCCGCGGGTCGATCGATCTGTGGCAGGACCAGTCGCGAATCGTCTCTTGCGCCGCTGGCGTCCCCGATCCGCTGTGGATCGACAGCAAGCCGGCTCCTCAGGATCTGCAGCTCAGCGATCGACCGGACGAAAGGTATACGTTTGCCGATCTGCCGACCGAATTGGTGAATGAGAAATCGTACAAACGCTGGGCGGACGATCTGAAGGATTACTTCTACCGACACCAGACGCTGGCGGTCTACGAATGCGACGAAGTCGATCAACTGGCGCCGCCGGGGTCGACGGAGGTGCAGGCGCGATTGCACTTCAAACAAGCGGCTCGCGAGGCGAGGGATCGCGAGACGGAGAACCTGCGCGACAAGTTCTCCTCGAAAATGCAATCGTTGGAAAAGAAGATCCGGACCGCCGAGGATCGCGTTTCCCGCGAAGCGTCGCAAGCGCAAGGGGCGACTTGGCAATCGATGATCCAGATCGGTTCGACGCTGTTAAACGGATTTATGGGGAACAAGATCAGCCGTCGGGCTTCGACAGCGGCCAACGGATGGAATCGGGCCGCGCGGCAGAAGGAGGATGTCCACCGTGCCGAAGCGGCGTTGCAAGCGTTGCACGACGACATGGCTGACCTGGAAGAGGATTTGAAGCGGGAGATCGATGAACTGGCCGAACGCTTTCATATCGATAACCTGAAGCTGGACGAGACGCTGATCAATCCACGCAAGGGGGATTTGCGAGTCGATTCGCCCGTGCTGCTGTGGACCCCGTGGCAAGTCGATTCGGTGGGGATCGCCCAGCGGCTGTTTTAG
- a CDS encoding RsmD family RNA methyltransferase, with the protein MKKSKPYQASQAKRGLKSKATTLRVIGGDMRGRKVRYNGDRSTRPMRDSVRESLFNLIGQRIKGAIVFDPFGGTGVLAIESISRGASRAVTMEQNRRTLEQIRQNVADLDLADRISLTAGDAFRGLGALMHQAHAEEPESPWVFLMCPPYEMFQSRIKDLNRMICFAAEAHPHGVLVAECDNFFDTAELTAAEWDVRKYGITQLALTELSSVQLP; encoded by the coding sequence TTGAAGAAATCAAAACCCTACCAGGCGTCCCAGGCGAAGCGCGGTCTGAAGTCCAAAGCGACCACGCTGCGAGTGATCGGGGGCGATATGCGGGGCCGCAAGGTCCGCTACAACGGCGACCGCAGCACGCGTCCAATGCGAGACTCGGTGCGTGAGAGCCTGTTTAATCTGATCGGCCAACGAATCAAAGGAGCGATCGTATTCGATCCCTTTGGCGGCACCGGCGTGCTAGCGATCGAATCGATCAGCCGCGGGGCCAGCCGCGCCGTGACGATGGAGCAAAACCGCCGAACGCTGGAACAGATCCGCCAAAACGTCGCCGATCTCGACCTCGCCGACCGCATCTCGTTGACCGCGGGAGACGCCTTTCGTGGCCTGGGAGCGTTGATGCACCAAGCGCACGCCGAAGAGCCCGAATCGCCGTGGGTGTTTTTGATGTGCCCGCCGTACGAAATGTTCCAGTCGCGGATCAAAGACCTGAACCGGATGATCTGCTTTGCCGCCGAAGCCCATCCGCACGGCGTACTGGTTGCCGAATGCGACAACTTTTTTGATACCGCCGAACTAACCGCAGCCGAATGGGACGTGCGGAAATACGGAATTACCCAGCTGGCGTTGACCGAACTTAGTTCTGTCCAGCTGCCTTAG
- a CDS encoding ATP-dependent helicase, with protein sequence MSHGLNPAQHEAVNTLSGPLLVLAGAGTGKTRVVTFRIANLIRNGTAADRILAVTFTNKAAGEMQERIAELLGISKRPSKKDDRPRPVIGTFHSQCVRILRQHATNLGYPKKFAIYDRSDQESIARSVLRELRLPTAALKPGDLLSIIGQWKNGSIHPDAAVNEARTDKEHLAAAGYRRYQNSLKACGAMDFDDLLLNTEVLFTEHEEVRQSEADRFDHILVDEYQDTNGSQYRIIKALADAHRNLCVVGDDDQSIYGWRGADVRHILNFKKDWEDATVVRLEDNYRSTGSILEMANRLIQYNTVRHDKSLKPARPAGQRPRISQFKDETEESQRVVGEIGRLIELNHYQPGEIAILFRTKEQPRLFEQELRKAALPYVMMGSQSFFDRREVRDVVAYLKWVEQPDDEVSLMRVANTPPRGLGQGTVKLLMDAAVKRGQPIWQVMCDDTVTSTLPPAARRGIDDLRGILVDVQNRIRDDGLTEAVNTLIARTRYMDEIRTRYNEPEECEARIASIGEVVNAVDAYADRAKKPSLTDFLSEIALSGREMGNEKDRAAQQNAIWLLTMHAAKGLEFPVVYMVGMEDGLLPHHRSTKGDDDAIAEERRLCYVGITRAQEKLTLSLALTRRKWGKPRPTTPSRFLYEITGQADNPNRYRK encoded by the coding sequence ATGTCACATGGTCTGAACCCCGCTCAACACGAAGCCGTTAATACGCTCTCTGGTCCGCTGCTGGTCTTGGCCGGAGCGGGTACGGGGAAGACGCGCGTCGTCACCTTTCGTATCGCCAACCTGATCCGCAACGGCACCGCCGCCGATCGGATCCTTGCGGTGACGTTCACCAACAAAGCGGCGGGCGAGATGCAGGAGCGGATCGCCGAGCTGTTGGGGATCTCCAAACGCCCGTCTAAAAAAGACGATCGGCCGCGGCCGGTGATCGGCACGTTCCACTCGCAATGCGTTCGCATCTTGCGGCAACATGCGACCAATCTGGGCTACCCGAAGAAGTTCGCGATCTACGATCGATCGGATCAAGAGAGCATCGCGCGGAGCGTGCTTCGCGAATTGCGTTTGCCGACGGCGGCGCTGAAGCCGGGCGATCTGCTGTCGATCATCGGCCAATGGAAAAACGGCTCGATCCATCCCGACGCGGCGGTCAACGAAGCGCGCACCGACAAAGAGCACCTCGCGGCGGCTGGTTATCGGCGGTATCAGAATTCGCTGAAGGCCTGCGGCGCGATGGACTTCGACGATCTGTTGCTGAACACCGAGGTGCTGTTTACCGAACACGAAGAGGTTCGCCAATCGGAGGCCGATCGCTTCGATCACATCCTTGTCGATGAGTATCAGGACACCAACGGCAGCCAGTATCGGATCATCAAAGCGCTCGCCGATGCGCACCGCAATCTGTGTGTCGTGGGGGACGATGATCAATCGATTTATGGCTGGCGTGGAGCCGACGTTCGCCACATTTTGAACTTCAAGAAAGACTGGGAAGATGCGACCGTCGTCCGCTTGGAGGACAATTATCGCTCGACCGGTTCGATCCTCGAAATGGCCAACCGGTTGATCCAGTACAACACGGTCCGGCACGACAAATCGCTGAAGCCGGCACGTCCGGCGGGACAGCGGCCGCGGATCTCGCAGTTCAAAGACGAGACCGAAGAATCGCAGCGCGTCGTCGGCGAGATCGGCCGGTTGATCGAATTGAATCACTACCAACCGGGCGAGATTGCGATCCTGTTCCGGACCAAGGAACAGCCGCGGTTGTTCGAGCAGGAGTTGCGGAAGGCCGCCCTGCCCTACGTGATGATGGGCAGCCAGTCGTTTTTCGATCGACGCGAAGTCCGCGATGTCGTGGCGTATCTGAAGTGGGTCGAACAGCCCGACGATGAGGTCTCGCTGATGCGCGTCGCCAACACGCCGCCGCGCGGGCTGGGCCAGGGAACTGTCAAGTTGTTGATGGACGCCGCGGTGAAGCGAGGCCAGCCGATCTGGCAGGTGATGTGCGACGACACGGTCACATCGACGCTGCCGCCAGCGGCTCGCCGCGGAATCGACGACTTGCGTGGCATCCTTGTCGATGTGCAGAATCGGATCCGCGACGATGGACTGACCGAAGCGGTTAACACGCTGATCGCGCGAACGCGTTATATGGACGAGATTCGCACGCGTTACAACGAGCCCGAAGAGTGTGAAGCGAGAATCGCGTCGATCGGCGAAGTCGTCAACGCTGTCGATGCGTATGCCGATCGCGCCAAGAAACCCAGCCTGACCGACTTCCTCTCGGAGATCGCTCTTTCGGGACGCGAGATGGGGAACGAAAAAGATCGCGCTGCCCAACAGAACGCGATCTGGTTGCTGACGATGCACGCCGCCAAGGGGCTCGAATTCCCTGTCGTCTATATGGTCGGCATGGAGGATGGCCTGCTGCCTCACCACCGCAGCACCAAGGGGGACGACGACGCGATCGCTGAAGAGCGGCGGCTGTGCTACGTCGGGATCACCCGGGCGCAGGAAAAGCTAACTCTTTCGCTGGCGCTGACGCGTCGTAAATGGGGTAAGCCCCGGCCGACGACGCCCAGCCGGTTCCTGTACGAGATTACCGGCCAAGCCGATAATCCAAACCGCTACCGCAAGTAG
- a CDS encoding HisA/HisF-related TIM barrel protein yields the protein MLSTTAESTDDDPLASVLGVIDLKGGKAVHAVRGNRDSYRPVCCAATNDGDPIALAQMYLDSGVGGLYVADLDAITAGAPHDKLLNRLADLGAPIWIDAGVVELQLPASDRIVRVVGTESIASLEELVPLRERWSARRHGIVLSIDLREGVVLGGSPALASQTAVEIASEAIDSGFDRLIALDLAAVGAASGTLTLPICQAIAEKHPHVELTSGGGIRTLADIQILKEGGCRYVLVGTALHGGRKKLSFGSGTC from the coding sequence ATGCTCAGCACCACCGCAGAATCGACCGACGACGATCCGCTGGCGTCGGTCTTGGGAGTCATTGATCTGAAGGGGGGCAAAGCTGTCCATGCGGTCCGCGGCAATCGCGACAGCTATCGGCCGGTTTGCTGTGCCGCGACAAATGATGGCGATCCGATCGCGTTGGCTCAAATGTATCTCGATTCCGGCGTCGGCGGGTTGTACGTCGCCGATCTGGACGCGATCACGGCGGGGGCTCCTCACGACAAGCTTCTGAATCGCTTGGCTGATTTGGGAGCTCCGATTTGGATCGACGCCGGCGTCGTCGAATTGCAACTGCCCGCGTCCGATCGGATCGTCCGCGTCGTCGGGACCGAATCGATAGCCTCTTTGGAAGAACTGGTGCCGCTGCGCGAGCGGTGGTCGGCTCGGCGGCATGGGATCGTTTTGAGCATCGATCTGCGCGAGGGAGTCGTTTTGGGGGGATCGCCGGCTTTGGCAAGTCAAACGGCTGTCGAGATCGCTAGCGAAGCGATCGACAGCGGTTTCGATCGCCTGATCGCCCTGGATCTGGCTGCTGTTGGAGCCGCTTCTGGCACCCTAACGTTGCCGATTTGCCAGGCTATCGCCGAGAAACACCCCCATGTGGAATTGACCTCCGGCGGCGGGATTCGGACGCTCGCCGACATCCAGATACTAAAAGAGGGGGGCTGTCGATACGTATTGGTCGGTACGGCCCTCCATGGTGGGCGAAAGAAGTTGTCCTTTGGCAGCGGAACTTGTTGA
- a CDS encoding extracellular solute-binding protein, whose product MPNTKRPLDCCRLIAPLILLVGGCVPRPENEVVVYSALDQEFAAPMLSSFDRHVDSKIQVNARFDIESTKTIGLVNRILGERDRPVCDLFWNNEIIHTVRLQKAGLLKEIDWPVDTVWPAGCIASDGTWCGFAARARVLIVNKKLLPDPDQWPTSVLDLADPKWKGQGAIARPLFGTTATHAAVLENQLGQEKADALFREIQQNAVTLSGNKQVAQAVSAGQVAWGLTDTDDAVIERDLGFPVAIVYPDQQPDQMGTLRIPNTLAVLKDAPHPVAAEQLALFLMSPETEKRLAMGNSSQIPLFRSVKEQPRVMPEESVRWLDADFEVAADRWEPLAERLNGIFVD is encoded by the coding sequence ATGCCCAACACGAAACGCCCTCTCGATTGCTGCCGTTTGATTGCTCCGTTGATTCTGTTGGTCGGCGGCTGTGTGCCGCGTCCCGAAAACGAAGTCGTCGTCTATTCGGCGCTCGACCAAGAGTTTGCCGCGCCGATGTTGAGCAGCTTCGACCGGCATGTCGACAGCAAGATCCAAGTCAACGCGCGGTTCGACATCGAATCGACCAAGACGATTGGGCTGGTCAACCGAATCCTCGGCGAACGCGATCGCCCGGTCTGCGATCTGTTCTGGAACAACGAGATCATCCACACGGTGCGGCTGCAGAAAGCTGGCTTACTGAAAGAGATCGACTGGCCTGTCGATACCGTTTGGCCCGCCGGCTGCATCGCGTCGGATGGCACTTGGTGCGGGTTTGCCGCCCGCGCTCGCGTGCTGATCGTCAACAAAAAACTATTGCCCGATCCGGATCAATGGCCGACAAGCGTCTTGGATCTAGCTGATCCAAAATGGAAAGGGCAGGGGGCGATCGCGCGGCCGCTGTTCGGCACCACGGCCACGCACGCGGCGGTGCTCGAGAATCAGTTAGGTCAGGAAAAGGCGGACGCTCTGTTTCGCGAGATCCAGCAAAACGCCGTCACGCTGTCGGGGAACAAGCAGGTCGCACAAGCGGTCTCGGCCGGGCAAGTCGCTTGGGGGCTGACCGATACCGACGACGCGGTGATCGAACGCGACCTGGGCTTTCCCGTCGCGATCGTCTACCCCGACCAGCAGCCCGATCAGATGGGAACGCTGCGAATTCCCAACACGTTGGCTGTCTTAAAGGACGCACCGCACCCAGTCGCGGCGGAGCAGTTGGCGTTGTTTTTGATGAGCCCCGAGACCGAGAAGCGGCTGGCGATGGGAAACAGTTCCCAGATCCCGTTGTTCCGCAGCGTCAAGGAACAGCCACGGGTGATGCCCGAAGAATCGGTCCGTTGGCTCGACGCCGACTTCGAAGTGGCGGCCGATCGCTGGGAACCGCTCGCCGAGCGGCTCAATGGAATCTTCGTCGATTAG
- a CDS encoding peptidylprolyl isomerase, which translates to MGLRNLAAPLLLTICFGTVADAQESEADAKPAAEQPAAEEAKPAVEEPAPDEPKPAVEEAAASEEKPAGGKTEAAKKAQAVFDQRVEEWRKATQALWTEVNEFHTARGDVKFSEQIRWAERESAARDAMQAAFLAASNLVFEDHENRDGRTFLAQSILYHAQTDWYEGLKQGALAMLEAGVKDIQLNVIAGVSAAATGDFEVARGHLKEVPDGDEGLAEVGQRMKFILDPLQESWEKEQKLREAEAKADDLPRVLLKTTRGEVLVELFENEAPNTVASFISLVEDGFYDNVPFYQVVEHEFAQTGDRDGDGSGTADYRLPDEAIGERGIFRGSLVMAKIPNPNAARDPDASGTIPNTGSSQFLITLLPFNPEYKELCCFGRVVSGMGAISTLNRAKVEKEKDAPVVLPDSIIEAEVVRKRDHEYKPETLPY; encoded by the coding sequence ATGGGATTACGAAACCTGGCCGCGCCGCTGTTGCTGACGATCTGCTTTGGCACCGTGGCCGATGCGCAAGAGTCTGAGGCCGATGCCAAACCGGCCGCGGAACAACCGGCAGCGGAAGAGGCGAAACCGGCAGTGGAAGAGCCGGCGCCCGATGAGCCCAAGCCGGCTGTAGAGGAAGCTGCAGCGAGCGAGGAAAAGCCGGCGGGGGGGAAGACCGAAGCGGCGAAGAAGGCGCAGGCGGTCTTTGACCAACGGGTTGAAGAGTGGCGGAAAGCGACTCAAGCGTTGTGGACCGAGGTCAACGAATTTCACACCGCCCGCGGCGATGTGAAGTTCAGCGAACAGATCCGCTGGGCCGAGCGTGAATCGGCGGCTCGCGATGCGATGCAAGCTGCTTTTCTGGCAGCGTCCAACTTGGTCTTCGAGGATCACGAGAATCGCGACGGGCGAACATTTTTGGCGCAGTCGATCCTCTACCATGCGCAAACCGACTGGTACGAAGGGCTCAAACAGGGTGCGCTGGCGATGCTGGAAGCTGGCGTCAAGGATATCCAGTTGAACGTGATCGCCGGTGTCTCCGCGGCGGCGACGGGAGACTTTGAAGTCGCCAGAGGGCATCTGAAAGAAGTTCCCGACGGTGATGAAGGACTTGCCGAGGTTGGGCAACGGATGAAATTTATTCTCGATCCGTTGCAGGAGAGTTGGGAGAAGGAACAGAAGTTGCGAGAGGCGGAGGCAAAAGCGGACGACCTGCCGCGCGTTCTGCTGAAGACGACGCGAGGCGAAGTGTTGGTGGAACTGTTTGAAAACGAAGCTCCCAACACGGTCGCTAGTTTCATTTCGTTGGTCGAAGATGGCTTCTACGACAATGTTCCGTTCTACCAAGTGGTCGAGCATGAGTTTGCTCAGACGGGCGATCGCGACGGCGATGGATCGGGCACCGCTGACTACCGTCTGCCCGATGAAGCGATTGGCGAGCGGGGGATCTTTCGCGGATCGTTGGTGATGGCCAAGATCCCCAATCCCAATGCCGCACGCGATCCCGATGCGTCGGGCACCATTCCCAACACGGGCAGCAGCCAGTTTTTGATCACTCTGTTGCCCTTTAATCCCGAATACAAAGAACTCTGCTGCTTTGGTCGCGTGGTAAGCGGGATGGGAGCGATCTCGACGCTCAATCGCGCCAAGGTCGAAAAGGAGAAAGACGCGCCGGTCGTATTGCCCGATTCGATCATCGAAGCGGAAGTTGTTCGGAAGCGGGACCACGAGTACAAGCCCGAGACGCTCCCCTACTGA
- a CDS encoding purine-nucleoside phosphorylase, with protein MLDLYDKIEESTAAIKAAWGTTPRAGIILGTGLGGLVDEIEIEASLDYSEIPHFPTSTATSHRGRLVCGKLQGVPVVAMEGRFHMYEGYPLKQITLPVRVMKALGAELLVVSNACGGLNPYFQSGDIMVIEDQINLMGDNPLIGINDDRLGPRFPDMCEPYSQRLVDTALEIARRENIRAHKGVFVAVAGPNLETRAEYRFLRTIGADVVGMSTVPEVIVAVHCGLKVVGFSVITDMCLPDALQPAVVEEIIAIANAAEPNLRTLVRQSVADFANDRLA; from the coding sequence ATGCTCGACCTCTATGACAAAATCGAAGAATCGACAGCAGCGATCAAAGCCGCTTGGGGGACCACTCCGCGGGCCGGGATCATCCTCGGGACAGGCCTGGGTGGACTCGTCGACGAGATCGAGATCGAGGCCTCGTTGGACTATTCGGAGATCCCCCACTTTCCGACTTCGACAGCCACCAGCCATCGCGGGCGGTTGGTCTGCGGGAAACTGCAAGGTGTCCCCGTCGTTGCAATGGAAGGCCGATTCCATATGTACGAGGGCTATCCGTTGAAACAGATCACGCTGCCGGTCCGCGTGATGAAGGCTTTGGGAGCCGAATTGTTGGTCGTTTCGAACGCTTGCGGCGGCCTGAACCCTTATTTCCAATCGGGGGACATCATGGTCATCGAAGACCAGATCAACCTGATGGGTGACAATCCATTGATCGGCATCAACGACGATCGACTCGGGCCACGCTTCCCCGACATGTGCGAACCCTACAGCCAACGGCTGGTCGATACGGCTTTGGAAATCGCCCGCCGCGAGAACATTCGCGCCCACAAAGGCGTCTTTGTCGCCGTCGCCGGACCAAACTTGGAAACCCGAGCCGAATACCGATTCCTGCGGACGATCGGTGCCGATGTCGTTGGCATGAGCACCGTGCCGGAGGTGATCGTGGCGGTCCACTGCGGGCTGAAGGTCGTCGGATTTTCGGTGATCACCGACATGTGCCTGCCCGACGCGCTGCAGCCAGCGGTTGTCGAGGAGATCATCGCGATCGCCAACGCCGCCGAACCGAACCTGCGAACCCTGGTCCGCCAGTCGGTCGCCGATTTCGCCAACGACCGCCTGGCGTAA